A stretch of DNA from Veillonellales bacterium:
AATTGGCTCCCGTAGGTTTTTTGCCGGAAAAGAGAACATTTCAACCACATATTACCATTGGACAGGATGTCATTTTTGACGGTGGTTTTGACCAAATTCAAAATAGAATTGGTACAGTTGATTTTGGTATGATGAAAATAAAGCGTTTCTATTTATTTAAAAGTGAGCAGATTCAAAATAAGCGTGTGTATTCCAAAGTGTCAGAATATGATTTTGTCATCAAGTGAAACTTTAGATAATTTTAAGAGGTGAAAGATATGGAACAGTTCTTGTTGGATACGCCGCGGGAAGGATTTATTGATATAACTGCCAAGGTACGGGAATTTGTCCGGCGTAGTCATATTAGACAGGGAATTTGCCAGGTATTTGTTCCCCATACAACAGCCGGGGTAACCATCAATGAAAATGCCGATCCGGATGTGGTTACTGACATGTTGGCTGCGCTTGAACAGATGATCCCTAAACTTCCGTACCGGCATGTGGAAGGCAATTCGCCCGCTCATGTTAAGAGTTCTCTTATGGGATGTTCCTTAACTATACTTGTTGAGGAAAATGATTTAGTTTTGGGTACATGGCAAGGCGTCTATTTTTGTGAATTTGATGGGCCGCGCAAACGAAAAGTCTTTGTTCAGGTTGTTGGTGAAGTGTAATTTTTATTATTATTGTAGACAGCTAAATTTTACATTGAGACCAATTGTAATGCTAATTCGATTCGAGACGGTGTTAAGGAAGAAACACCGATCGCCATAACGAGATCACTAGAAAAATGGTCTTTGTACAAAAGTGCAGCCGTCGTCAAGAAGACGTGCTGCACTTTCCTTTGCGGTTTAGCCAGTCGCTTCATAGAACGATTGTTGTTCCGGATTCAGATTATTTTACTATTCGGGTTATACAACAGGTACGCCAGTGTCACCTGCTTGTAAACAATTTCATAGTATATAGTAGTCAACGTAAAATCAAGAAAAGGTGAGTTCCACCAAATGAAATGGAGGAGTGACGTATGCCCAGGATGTCTTGGACGGTAAGGCAACCGGCGTTGCACAGCCTCTATGGGGGCGACTGATGCAAGCTGAGCGTGCCCTAAGAAGGCTCATCGAGGGGAACAAACGATATGTGACAGAACATTACGCGGAAATTGATGTGGGATTAGAGCGAAGAGAGAAACTGGCAGAGTACGGGCAACGCCCCTTTGCCGTGATTGTCAGTTGTTCTGACTCACGTGTTCCGCCAGAAATCGTGTTTGATCAAGGGAGCGGAGATTTATTTGTTGTTCGCACAGCAGGAGAAGTGGTAGACGATATTGCACTCGGAAGCGTGGAATACGCCGTTGAACATCTTGCGGTAAATTTGATTGTAGTGTTAGGACACGAGGATTGCGGAGCGGTTAAAGCGGCAGTGGAAGACTCCGATGAACCTAGTTATATCGCACTTGTTGTCGAGGCAATAAAACCTGCCGTGGAAAAAGCCAAAATGCAACATGGGGATTTATTGGATAATGCCATTAGAGAAAATGTCTATTTGAACATGTGCAGGATAGAAGCATCCGATCTTATTCGGGAATCCATGTTCACTGGTTATTTAAAGATTGTCGGGGCCGTTTATTGCATGCATAATGGACGCGTGAAATTTTTATTCTAAAACCTAACTGAAACCGACCCTCTCAAAATGGTGTTGCACCTTTACACAGAAACTCCAATTTTGCGTATTAGTATCGTCTGTCTATCAAAACACATGTTGAGTCGGTAGCCGTGATAGAGAACAGGTAGCTTTTTCGGCAAGGCCTCGCGGGTTTTTACAAATTTAACAGGTGTGTAGATAGGTTCGCTTAGACTTGTAGTTTAGGCGAGTTTTCATTTTATTGGGGTGGCGGATTTTAACTTTTACGCGAAAGTAAGGGGGCGTGTGCGAAAGGTGTGGATTGGAAGCCGGAAAATGCATCAAACTATTAAATTTAGGAATTAGTTCGACCTAATGACAATACAGTAGATAAAGAATTAAGTTTAAAAACAGAATTTCATTCAATTGATTTTGATAAATGGAGAGAAAGCAATATTTTTATTTTACCAAGTCACATCCTGAGAAATGGATGTAGTAAATACAATAATTGGGCATAATCATCGTAATAGGACGGCGGTTGGTCACCGCCTCTTACTCGATTTCTATATAATAGTATTTTTACCGATGCTTAAAGGGGATAGCAACATTAAGTTTTTATCTCAAAACAGACAACTCTACGGAGAGTTTATTGAAAAGCAGATGAAGTCTTTATACAATTTAATATATGGAGTCACAAAATAATGCAAAATACTAAAGTCGGGAACATAATCCGTACCCTGCGTCAGGAATGCAATATGACGCAAAAACAGCTTGCGGACAAAATGAATATCAGTGATAAAATCGTTTCATTCTATCAGTAAATTTAAAGAAGGAGAATCAAATTAAATGAAATTTATAGTATTTAACGGAAGCCCTGCCGGGGCAAACAGTAACACAAATGTGATTGCAGAAGCGTTTTTGAGTGGTGCCAAAAGAGCCGATTCCGACACAGAAAATGTGTTTCTAATTGATAAGAACATTGGATACTGCAAAGGATGCTTTGCCTGCTGGTTTAAAACGCCAGGGAAATGCGTGATGCAGGATGATATGACAGAGCTTTTGGACAAATATAATGCCGCTGATGTAGTATGCTTTGCTTCGCCTGTTTACACATGGAATATGACAGCAGTTCTCAAGAATTTTGTCGACAGGCTCGTGCCGCTGAAAAGTCCTCTGATTGTAAATTCAGGCGAAAATTTTGACCTTGCGGATTCCAAACCTAAAACGCAGCAATTTGTGGTGATTTCAAACTGTGGCTTTCCTGGCAACAACAATTTTGAAACCATGAAGGTCGTGTTTGCTTCCTGCAATCCTGTCCTTGAGATTTATCGCAACTGTGGCAAACTGTTAAAGAGCAAGGATGAGAAAATCAAAGCAACCGTAAATGAGTATTTGCAAGTTATCGAGCAGGCCGGATATGAAATGGCAACGCAAAATTATCTATCAGAAGAAACAAAATCAAAACTTGAAATGCAGCTCATGTCGATACCTGATTATGTGAAATACATCGGGATGTAGCTTAGAATTCTTTCTTGAGTGGCTTGCCTGGACTTGGTTAATCAGGTAAAAAGTATAACCTCGATTGCTTTTGTGCCTTTTCTACCCGGATGTTTGGGTTTTCCCAAAAAAAATGGGGAATAGAAAGTGTGTATTGCCGCGAATACTGATGTCCAGCAAATACACCACGGTGACATCACCGATCTGCCTCAGCCCTTCTAACACTGAAGTTCTGCAAAACTGTTACCGAGATTTTTCCCCTAATCTCTCACGCTCCTTAGTAATAAACCCGATAAAGTCGGACATTAAACGTGCCGCCAGATAACAGGTAGTACTGCTGGCATTATCATAAGGAGGTGCTACTTCCACAAGGTCAAAGCCCACGATGTGCCCCAATTTGGCTACCCCTTCCAAAAGATCGGTCATTTCGTCATAATAGAGACCACCATGCATAGGTGACCCTGTGCCGGCGGCTATGGAATAATCCATAGCATCAATATCTATGGTAACAAAATAACGTTCTCCCTGGGGTAGAAACTTCAGCGTTTCTTCGATGCCCAGTCGGCGGATTTGCCGTGGTGATAAAATTAAATCACCATAGGCTTTAGCATCCTCAAAGTCCGATTTTTGACTGCTGCCAATTCCATGAATGCCAAAATGCGCCATCTTGAACACATAAGGCAAGAGAGACATTTGCCGGCAGGGACTGCCATTGCTATACCGCTGTCCTCCGAGGCTATCCGTCCAGTCAAGATGGGAGTCAAAGTGAATGACATGAAAAGGGCCCTCAGCCTCAAGTCCCCGGACTACAGGGATGGTAATTGAATGATCGCCGCCCATAACGACAGGCATGGCTCCTTGCACGACAATTTTGCGTACCGCAGCTTCGATATTGGCGAAGCTGGCTTCCAGATCGCCTGGCACAAGATCTGCGTCTCCACAGTCTACGATCTTCCACCTATCGGTACTAATGTAAAAATCATCCCGTTCCGGGTCATAAGAACCCCGCGGACTATAGCTGAAGCGGGTAGACTGCATTCGTATGCCCCTTGGCCCCAACCGTGCGCCAGATCTTCCCTGTATGGAAATATCGCAGGGAGCGCCGAGGAGCGCAATATCGGCATCCAGTTGGTTAAGATCGGTACAAAACGGTGTTTTGGCAAAAGTAGCAATCCCTGTGGGAGCTAAGTTCACCGCTTGACTAAGACTAAAATTTGACATAAAAGCCTCCTTGCAAGAAAAATAAAGACAATTAAACTGCAGTTTTGTGATACATGTCGGCTTGGACAATATGAACAGGATTATATTCAGAATTTCGAATGGTGAAATCGAGTTTCTCCTGCGCAATATAGTGATGAATCAGTAGAACATCCCCAGCCGAAAGAAGATAGGCTGCTTTACCAACCGTCATTTCACAGCTGCCGTCGACACAATAAAAAGCGGTAGTCCCTTCCGCATAATTTGCTATTCCGTTATCAGCAAAAGCAATCTGTTGCTGAGCATCAAGGAACAGTGCCGTTAGCTTGCCATCACAGCCTGCTCGCAGCATTAAATTTAAATCGCTCGCTTTGCCGAAACACCGCGTAGTCCAGTCACCGGAGAACTGATCCTGTTCATAAGGTTTTACTTTCGCAGTATGATGATTTTGATGTTCCAGCCGAATTTCTCCTGCCAGCACCATAATAATCCGTGAAATCCCCGGCAAAACCGTAAAGGTTGATTTTTCCAAATCAACCCTGGCACTACTCAGCCGCCAGAGAAAATTACGTTTATTGTACTCAGCCTGTTTGGGGTAAATGGCAATTTGCGTTGTCATTCCTCCTGACCAGGCAGCGGTATGTTGCTGTTCCTTTTTCACCAAATCTATTGTATATGTCAAGATTCCGCCTCCATAGAGCAAACCCCGTGTTCTTTTTGTCCACTGGGTTGCTTCATTCTGTAATAGACCAACCGGTAGAAATTCTTTATGATAAGAAATTGAATTTTTGGATTAACACTTGTAGAGTTTGATAGATTTTATCTTCCGGCATACTGACAATATGGCCGTTATGCACCTGTTCAATGCCCTGCACCACAACCTTAGCGATGGCATTAGGCTGCATAGCGTATACGATATTGGGCATCATTTGCTCATTCACATCATAGATAGGCTGCATCGACAAATCCTTAGTATCAATGCCGACAAAATCGGCATGATACCCCGGAGCAATTTTACCCACCGGTATCCCGAGAAGTTGTTCGGCATTGGCCGTTCCCATGTCGAACACCTGTTTAGAGGAAATAGCTGTAGCATTTAACAAGGACACTTTTTGCAACAGCGCCGTCATCCGCATTTCTTCAAATACACTGATGCGGTTATTGCTGCAGGCACCGTCCGAGCCTAAGCCAACCGTTACCCCTGCTTTCATCAGCTCGACAACTTTTGTGACTCCGTCTGCTAAAAACATATTGCTCGACGGACAATAAACCAGTCCGGCTTTATGCTCACCCATCAGTTTGATTTCATTATCCTTAAGCCATACGGCATGGATAGCCACCATATTTTCATCCAGCACACCAATTTTGTCCAAAAGTTCAACAGGGGCCAAGCCGTAAGCCTTAGTAGTTTCTTCAACCTCAAACGGTTCTTCCGCCACATGAATATGAAATTTGGTTCCAAGTTCAAGAGCCAGATCATGACCCGCTTTGACCATTTCGAGCGAAGCGGCATGCAGGCTGTGCGGTGCCGGAAGAATTTTGACCATGGGATTGCCGGCATATTTTAACGCCAGCTTTTTAGTATGAGTAACCGCTTGTTCAACACTTTCCTGATATCCTTTCGGTGCGCCGTTCCAATCATACATCGTCCTCGCGAGCACCAGCCGAATACCCACGTCTTTAGCTGCCTGAATAATAGCTTCATCGCTCTCAGATCCGTCATTGTGCAAATAAAAAAAATCACAAACTGTAGTTGCTCCGTAACGCAGCATTTCTCCAAATGCAAACAGTGCGCCGGTATATAAATCCTGGGTAGTGAAACGCGGTGAGTAATGGTACAGAGCTTTATCACGCCATTCCAAGAAAGGCCTGTCGGTAACCAAACCGCGCAGCAGACTTTGAAAAGAATGGTTATGTGCATTTACCGTGCCAGGCACCAGTGCCAAATTGGTCCAATCGGCAATCATAGCGTCTGGATGCTGTGCAACAAGCTTTTCGGCTTCTTCCACAGCCCTAATGCTGCCGTCTTCTACCAGTACTCCCTTGCCTTGTTTAAAGCAATCGTCTTGAAATAGGTAAGATGGTTTATAGATATGTTTCATATCATTCAAGCTCCTTATCCAGCAATAATATTGTCTGTAATAATACATTGCCGGCTTTTTCGATATCTTCAAGCATACTATTTTCTTTCGGACAATGACTTTTTCCGTCTATGCTACGCACAAAAAGCATGCCTGAACGGGTAACACTGGCTAAATGCGTCGCATCGTGTCCTGCCATACTGGCAAGAGTCAAGTATGGCTCAGACATTTCCATCATTGCCTGTGCCATTTTATCTATAACGATTTTATCTAAAGCTACACCTGCCTGATCAAGCAGCACTCTGCGGATAAAATGTACGCCCCGTTTTTTTTCGATAACAGCTATCGGTGCTGCTAAACATTCTACAACGGCTTTCGTTACATCGCCCTCAAGAGTCCGGACCTCCATAGTCAGCACGGTTTCCCCCGGAATGATATTGACGGCATTCGGAAAAATTTCCAAATGGCCAATAGTTCCAACCACATCATCCCGTTTGGTGTCTTTCAGAATTTTTTCAAAGACCAGACAGAATTCCGAAGCCGCTAATAAAGCGTCATGTCTGTCTTGCATAAGGGTTGTACCGGCATGATTAGCCTCTCCGCAAATTTGGATGGTTTCACGATAAATTCCCGTAATCCCGGAAACAACAGCCAGTGAAAGCCCCTTGTTTTCCAAACGTTTCCCTTGTTCAATATGACATTCCATAAAAGCACTTAGGAGGTTGGGCAAAAGTTTTGCCTCCCCCAGTTTCTCAAAAGAACCGCCCGCTTTTGCCAAGGCAGTGGCCAAGGGAATGTGATGAATAGTATCTTCCACCTCCCGCAGCTTTGCGGGATCGAGTTTGCCTGCAGCCATTCGGCTGCCTAACGTTGAAAGATTAAAGGGATTTGGTTCTTCGGCGGTAAAGGACACCAGTGCCAGCGGATGTCGGAGACCAATCTGCTGTTCTTGTATCACAGACAGGATTTCCATTGCTAAAATAATGCCTAACGCACCGTCATACCTGCCGCCGTTCTGTACCGTATCATGATGAGAGCCTATTGCGATAGTCGGCAGTTCAGAATCTGTATTGATTTTAGCCCATATGTTAGCAGCAGGATCTACGTCAATAGCAGCACCAATTTCTGTTTTCAGCAGGGAAATAAGATGTTCTCTGGCAGCTAAATCGGCTGTACTGCCAAAACTGCGGTCAATGCCGCCGTTGCTATTCCGTCCGAATTGCGAAAGCGCCTCGAGACGATCCTGAATGCGTTTCGTATTAACAACTAAGTTTGCAGTTGAATGGTTCATGTTATTCCTCTTCTCGCCTGATATTCTCATGAATTCTCCAGCACTTTGCTTAAAAACTCCTTGGTACGCGGATGGCTGGGACAGGCAAAAATTTTATCCGGTTTATCATGTTCAATTATGACTCCTTTGTCAAGAACAAGTACTTCATCAGCCACATCTTTGGCAAAACGCATTTCATGGGTCACAACCGCCATGGTCATGCCTTCTTTGGCCAGTTGCTTCATAACTTGCAGCACTTCTCCCACCATTTCAGGGTCAAGTGCCGAAGTAGGCTCATCAAATAGCATGACTTTAGGCTGCATGGCAAGAGCCCGGGCAATAGCGACCCGCTGTTTCTGCCCGCCGGACAGATTATAGGGAAGCACCTGTGCCTTGTCTTCCAAACCTACCTTTTTTAAAAGATTCATTGCCAAATCTTCTGCATCACTGCGACTCATCTGCTTTAAGGACATAGGGGCCATCGTGATGTTCTGCAGTACCGTTTTATGTGGAAATAGATTAAAAGCCTGAAATACCATGCCGACTTTCTGTCTGGTCTGATTTAATTCTTTATCAGGAATTTGTACGGATTTGCCATTTATCATTTTTCTGCCCATCGGTTTTCCGTCAATGGTGATTTCGCCTTCACTATAGGTTTCCAGATAGTTGATACACCGTAAAAGTGTACTTTTCCCTGAACCGGACGGACCAATAATAACCACGACCTTGCCTTGCCCAATTGTTAAATTGATATTTTCCAGTACATGATGGTCACCAAAATATTTGTTCAAACAAGATATATTGATCATTGCAGCTCGCCTCCTGTACGGAAGTGCTTCTCCAGCTTCATGCCTAGATACCCGATCAAATTGTTAAATAAATAGTAAAGTACGGCGATCGCCAGCAAAAATTCGATGGTGCGATAGGTGTTGGCAATCAAAATATTGGCTTGCCTGAACAATTCAGCAACCGTAATGGTTGACAGTAAGGAAGAATTTTTCGTCAAAGAAATAAATTCATTGGTCAGCGGGGCCAACATGCGAAAAAAGGCTTGAGGAATAATAATCTTGATCATGGTTTGTGTATAAGAAAAACCTAAAGACCGCCCCGCTTCCATCTGCCCTCTGTCAATCGACTGAATGGCGCCGCGAATAATTTGTGAAGCATAAGAACCGCTATACATTCCCAAAGCAATCACGCCGGAGATCCAGGCAACCGTATCAATATGGAACAATATAGGCAGCCCATAGTATAGCAAAAACAGCTGCACCAAAAGCGGAGTCGCCCTAAACCAGGATAAATAGGCCAGAGAAAAATACCGATATGGTTTTATACTGGAAAGCTGCCCAAAAGCAATAATCGTGCCTACCATGAGACTCAGCATAAAGCCTGCCACCGAAAAAAAAGCGGTAGACATAAGACCATAGAGCAAAAAGTGTACATTTTTTCCTAAAAACACAACCGAAAAATCAAATGACATTATAATTCCTCCGTATAACTAAGGGCAGAAAGCCTGCCCCCTTTAGTTACTCAAACCATTTTTTCTCGATTTTAGCGTACGTTCCATTATCTTTCACTTTTTTCAGTGCGGCATTAATTGCTTTTGTTAATTCTTCATCATCTTTACGCAACCCATAACCGTAGAATTCTTCGGTCAGCGTATCACTCAGGACCTTTACCGTACCTTTTTCTTTTGCATAGGTTTTAGCCGCCGGCAAGCCTGTCACAACAGCATCGACCTTGCCTGTTTCCAGTTCCAAGAACATTTCATTATTAGTCTCCACTTTTACCAAAGTGACATCCGGATATTTTTCTTCTAAATACTTAGCCGACTTGGTGCCAACCTGTACGGAAACTTTTTTGCCTTTTAGGTCGTTAACGCCTTTGATGTTGTTGTCATCTTTTTTAACCATGATGGATAAACCACCCGGAAAATAAGAATCCGAAAAATTGATGGTTTGTTTACGTTCATCAGTAATATACATAGCGGAAACAATGACATCATATTTTTTCGCCAATAGGCCGGGAATAAGTCCTTTAAATTCCGTATCCACAT
This window harbors:
- a CDS encoding carbonic anhydrase, whose amino-acid sequence is MQAERALRRLIEGNKRYVTEHYAEIDVGLERREKLAEYGQRPFAVIVSCSDSRVPPEIVFDQGSGDLFVVRTAGEVVDDIALGSVEYAVEHLAVNLIVVLGHEDCGAVKAAVEDSDEPSYIALVVEAIKPAVEKAKMQHGDLLDNAIRENVYLNMCRIEASDLIRESMFTGYLKIVGAVYCMHNGRVKFLF
- a CDS encoding helix-turn-helix transcriptional regulator, yielding MQNTKVGNIIRTLRQECNMTQKQLADKMNISDKIVSFYQ
- a CDS encoding flavodoxin family protein, with translation MKFIVFNGSPAGANSNTNVIAEAFLSGAKRADSDTENVFLIDKNIGYCKGCFACWFKTPGKCVMQDDMTELLDKYNAADVVCFASPVYTWNMTAVLKNFVDRLVPLKSPLIVNSGENFDLADSKPKTQQFVVISNCGFPGNNNFETMKVVFASCNPVLEIYRNCGKLLKSKDEKIKATVNEYLQVIEQAGYEMATQNYLSEETKSKLEMQLMSIPDYVKYIGM
- a CDS encoding amino acid ABC transporter ATP-binding protein — its product is MINISCLNKYFGDHHVLENINLTIGQGKVVVIIGPSGSGKSTLLRCINYLETYSEGEITIDGKPMGRKMINGKSVQIPDKELNQTRQKVGMVFQAFNLFPHKTVLQNITMAPMSLKQMSRSDAEDLAMNLLKKVGLEDKAQVLPYNLSGGQKQRVAIARALAMQPKVMLFDEPTSALDPEMVGEVLQVMKQLAKEGMTMAVVTHEMRFAKDVADEVLVLDKGVIIEHDKPDKIFACPSHPRTKEFLSKVLENS
- a CDS encoding transporter substrate-binding domain-containing protein gives rise to the protein MKKLVSLLLIVVFTVLMAGCSNSTPTAKRDSVVEKIKNTKVLTVGTDATFKPFEYKNNGNYEGFDIELIQAVAKELGADKVEYVDTEFKGLIPGLLAKKYDVIVSAMYITDERKQTINFSDSYFPGGLSIMVKKDDNNIKGVNDLKGKKVSVQVGTKSAKYLEEKYPDVTLVKVETNNEMFLELETGKVDAVVTGLPAAKTYAKEKGTVKVLSDTLTEEFYGYGLRKDDEELTKAINAALKKVKDNGTYAKIEKKWFE
- a CDS encoding HutD family protein, whose amino-acid sequence is MTYTIDLVKKEQQHTAAWSGGMTTQIAIYPKQAEYNKRNFLWRLSSARVDLEKSTFTVLPGISRIIMVLAGEIRLEHQNHHTAKVKPYEQDQFSGDWTTRCFGKASDLNLMLRAGCDGKLTALFLDAQQQIAFADNGIANYAEGTTAFYCVDGSCEMTVGKAAYLLSAGDVLLIHHYIAQEKLDFTIRNSEYNPVHIVQADMYHKTAV
- a CDS encoding amino acid ABC transporter permease; amino-acid sequence: MSFDFSVVFLGKNVHFLLYGLMSTAFFSVAGFMLSLMVGTIIAFGQLSSIKPYRYFSLAYLSWFRATPLLVQLFLLYYGLPILFHIDTVAWISGVIALGMYSGSYASQIIRGAIQSIDRGQMEAGRSLGFSYTQTMIKIIIPQAFFRMLAPLTNEFISLTKNSSLLSTITVAELFRQANILIANTYRTIEFLLAIAVLYYLFNNLIGYLGMKLEKHFRTGGELQ
- a CDS encoding agmatinase, whose translation is MSNFSLSQAVNLAPTGIATFAKTPFCTDLNQLDADIALLGAPCDISIQGRSGARLGPRGIRMQSTRFSYSPRGSYDPERDDFYISTDRWKIVDCGDADLVPGDLEASFANIEAAVRKIVVQGAMPVVMGGDHSITIPVVRGLEAEGPFHVIHFDSHLDWTDSLGGQRYSNGSPCRQMSLLPYVFKMAHFGIHGIGSSQKSDFEDAKAYGDLILSPRQIRRLGIEETLKFLPQGERYFVTIDIDAMDYSIAAGTGSPMHGGLYYDEMTDLLEGVAKLGHIVGFDLVEVAPPYDNASSTTCYLAARLMSDFIGFITKERERLGEKSR
- a CDS encoding Zn-dependent hydrolase is translated as MNHSTANLVVNTKRIQDRLEALSQFGRNSNGGIDRSFGSTADLAAREHLISLLKTEIGAAIDVDPAANIWAKINTDSELPTIAIGSHHDTVQNGGRYDGALGIILAMEILSVIQEQQIGLRHPLALVSFTAEEPNPFNLSTLGSRMAAGKLDPAKLREVEDTIHHIPLATALAKAGGSFEKLGEAKLLPNLLSAFMECHIEQGKRLENKGLSLAVVSGITGIYRETIQICGEANHAGTTLMQDRHDALLAASEFCLVFEKILKDTKRDDVVGTIGHLEIFPNAVNIIPGETVLTMEVRTLEGDVTKAVVECLAAPIAVIEKKRGVHFIRRVLLDQAGVALDKIVIDKMAQAMMEMSEPYLTLASMAGHDATHLASVTRSGMLFVRSIDGKSHCPKENSMLEDIEKAGNVLLQTILLLDKELE
- a CDS encoding secondary thiamine-phosphate synthase enzyme YjbQ → MEQFLLDTPREGFIDITAKVREFVRRSHIRQGICQVFVPHTTAGVTINENADPDVVTDMLAALEQMIPKLPYRHVEGNSPAHVKSSLMGCSLTILVEENDLVLGTWQGVYFCEFDGPRKRKVFVQVVGEV
- a CDS encoding amidohydrolase family protein; translation: MKHIYKPSYLFQDDCFKQGKGVLVEDGSIRAVEEAEKLVAQHPDAMIADWTNLALVPGTVNAHNHSFQSLLRGLVTDRPFLEWRDKALYHYSPRFTTQDLYTGALFAFGEMLRYGATTVCDFFYLHNDGSESDEAIIQAAKDVGIRLVLARTMYDWNGAPKGYQESVEQAVTHTKKLALKYAGNPMVKILPAPHSLHAASLEMVKAGHDLALELGTKFHIHVAEEPFEVEETTKAYGLAPVELLDKIGVLDENMVAIHAVWLKDNEIKLMGEHKAGLVYCPSSNMFLADGVTKVVELMKAGVTVGLGSDGACSNNRISVFEEMRMTALLQKVSLLNATAISSKQVFDMGTANAEQLLGIPVGKIAPGYHADFVGIDTKDLSMQPIYDVNEQMMPNIVYAMQPNAIAKVVVQGIEQVHNGHIVSMPEDKIYQTLQVLIQKFNFLS